In a genomic window of Macrobrachium nipponense isolate FS-2020 chromosome 10, ASM1510439v2, whole genome shotgun sequence:
- the LOC135224000 gene encoding nicolin-1-like — translation MSRETVTFTQSGPTPVHIDEAALSTRTGCYVITLTFPQPTQIGEITFRNYYTWAVGVHVLRCAAASTLPLGGVVGAGLLGGDAGGEAAWAWKDPSSWHVGVRNKVLMPHPHTETASHDFVSITCLESRVDWQDVIGMRLILRQPSPVWRTFFIEEITAYRELPRLPPFSVPIITQDGQGDKSQQTPLERLIQQTRKAMRVPDEDSLEDIFQSLHHIDISDPSTTEDISDTSTTDNKFQILHVAKV, via the exons ATGTCTCGTGAGACAGTGACCTTTACCCAGTCAGGACCAACGCCCGTACACATCGACGAGGCAGCTCTCTCAACCCGCACGGGCTGTTACGTCATTACTCTGACATTTCCTCAGCCAACACAG ATCGGCGAAATCACTTTCCGAAATTACTACACATGGGCAGTAGGTGTCCATGTCCTGCGATGCGCGGCAGCATCGACACTGCCCTTAGGAGGCGTCGTTGGCGCCGGTTTACTCGGCGGGGACGCCGGAGGAGAAGCGGCATGGGCCTGGAAGGACCCCTCTTCTTGGCACGTTGGTGTGAGAAACAAGGTCTTGATGCCCCATCCACATACAGAGACAGCCAGTCACGACTTCGTCTCGATCACGTGTCTCGag AGCCGGGTTGACTGGCAGGACGTCATAGGAATGCGTCTCATCCTCCGTCAGCCCTCCCCAGTCTGGAGGACCTTCTTTATTGAGGAGATCACGGCCTATAGGGAGCTGCCACGCCTGCCTCCCTTCAGTGTACCCATCATTACCCAGGATGGACAG GGCGACAAGAGCCAGCAGACGCCACTGGAACGCCTCATCCAGCAGACGAGGAAGGCCATGCGAGTTCCTGACGAGGACTCCTTAGAG GATATATTTCAGAGCCTTCATCATATTGACATTTCAGATCCCTCAACTACTGAAGACATCTCAGATACTTCAACAACTGATAACAAATTTCAGATTCTTCATGTTGCAAAGGTATAG